The following proteins are encoded in a genomic region of Methanoculleus bourgensis MS2:
- a CDS encoding pyruvate ferredoxin oxidoreductase subunit gamma, which translates to MRELRIHGRGGQGSVTAAELIAFAAFEGGVYAQAFPAFGVERRGAPVQAFVRFSDEKIRLRSQVYEPDYIIVQDPTLIGDVDVFMGMEAGGIAIVNTEKPDFDANVPEGVKVYTIDATTIALEELGVPITNTTLMGAFAAATGEIKLESLEHALRNRFSGSMADKNVRAAERAYNLIGGAA; encoded by the coding sequence TTGAGAGAGTTACGAATCCATGGGAGGGGCGGTCAGGGTTCCGTGACCGCCGCCGAGCTCATCGCTTTCGCAGCATTTGAGGGGGGCGTGTATGCCCAGGCGTTCCCTGCCTTCGGTGTGGAGCGACGGGGTGCCCCGGTGCAGGCGTTCGTCCGTTTCAGTGACGAAAAGATCCGGTTGCGCAGCCAGGTCTACGAGCCTGACTACATCATCGTGCAGGACCCGACCCTGATCGGGGATGTCGACGTCTTTATGGGCATGGAAGCGGGCGGCATCGCCATCGTCAACACCGAGAAGCCCGACTTTGATGCCAACGTCCCGGAGGGCGTGAAGGTCTATACCATCGATGCGACCACCATCGCGCTCGAGGAACTGGGCGTGCCCATCACCAATACAACCCTGATGGGCGCGTTCGCCGCAGCCACAGGCGAGATCAAACTCGAATCCCTGGAACACGCACTGCGGAACCGGTTCTCGGGGAGTATGGCAGATAAGAACGTCAGGGCGGCAGAGCGCGCGTACAACCTGATCGGAGGTGCTGCGTAG
- a CDS encoding LysE family transporter, with amino-acid sequence MFDIIAASFLIGLSGAAAPGPMTASVLGLGARRPGPFVAGLVAGHGIPEAVMVAAIAFGVRDIPYIEIVALLGSAVLVAFGIMQFLRAGDAVVVSDEARMPFAFGAACTLGNPYWWVWWLTFGVGFLALHPSFVAFYVGHIGADIAWLGLLGIAVSRGANILGPHYKRVVQASGLAMVLFGLYFVVTILLA; translated from the coding sequence ATGTTCGACATCATCGCTGCTTCGTTCCTGATTGGTCTCTCCGGAGCCGCAGCCCCCGGCCCAATGACCGCCTCGGTCCTCGGTCTTGGGGCGCGGCGGCCGGGGCCGTTCGTTGCAGGGCTGGTGGCCGGGCACGGCATCCCGGAGGCGGTCATGGTCGCGGCCATCGCCTTTGGCGTGCGCGATATCCCGTACATCGAGATCGTCGCGCTTCTAGGATCGGCTGTCCTGGTCGCGTTCGGCATTATGCAGTTCCTCCGCGCCGGTGATGCCGTCGTCGTGAGTGACGAAGCCCGGATGCCGTTTGCCTTCGGGGCGGCCTGCACCCTCGGCAACCCCTACTGGTGGGTCTGGTGGCTCACGTTCGGTGTCGGGTTTCTCGCACTCCACCCGTCGTTCGTCGCGTTCTACGTCGGGCATATCGGCGCCGATATCGCCTGGCTCGGGCTGCTCGGGATCGCGGTCTCACGGGGAGCGAACATCCTCGGGCCGCATTACAAACGAGTGGTGCAGGCGAGCGGGCTTGCCATGGTACTCTTTGGGCTGTACTTCGTCGTGACGATTCTCTTGGCCTGA
- a CDS encoding DUF368 domain-containing protein has product MTPRPGIREHAEIYLRGLMMGACDIIPGVSGGTIALITGIYERLVGAIGSIDPASAKHLVRGDFASFQADLGKIDIPFLVVLLAGIGTAFLAMSGVILSLLTDHAVGTYSFFLGLILASAVVLFLEIRSLRAATLAYLVVGTGAGFLLAGLGHLDVGHSLPVLFLTGMVALCAMILPGISGAYMTLVLNQYEFMLAALRALSLPEIVAYIAGGVTGLLIFTKGLKYLLTTHPEAMLAFLTGLMLGSARMLWEKGSLAGDMLTGGWIFFIAGLVIVGAVEYAKRRYTASGA; this is encoded by the coding sequence ATGACCCCCCGCCCCGGCATACGGGAGCACGCCGAGATCTACCTGCGCGGGCTGATGATGGGGGCCTGTGACATCATCCCCGGGGTTTCGGGGGGGACAATCGCCCTCATCACAGGAATCTACGAGCGGCTGGTCGGGGCCATCGGCAGCATCGACCCGGCCTCGGCAAAGCACCTTGTCAGAGGAGACTTTGCATCATTCCAGGCTGACCTCGGGAAGATCGACATCCCGTTCCTCGTGGTTCTCCTCGCCGGGATCGGCACCGCCTTCCTCGCGATGTCCGGGGTGATCCTCTCGCTCCTCACCGACCACGCGGTGGGGACCTACTCCTTCTTCCTCGGCCTGATCTTAGCCTCCGCCGTCGTCCTCTTCCTGGAGATCCGTTCCCTGCGCGCGGCCACCCTTGCCTACCTCGTCGTCGGGACAGGCGCCGGGTTCCTCCTTGCAGGCCTCGGGCACCTCGACGTCGGCCACTCCCTGCCGGTCCTCTTCCTCACCGGGATGGTGGCGCTCTGTGCCATGATCCTCCCGGGGATATCGGGAGCCTACATGACCCTCGTCCTCAACCAGTACGAGTTCATGCTTGCAGCGCTCAGGGCCCTCTCCCTCCCCGAGATCGTCGCCTACATCGCCGGCGGCGTCACCGGGCTCCTCATCTTCACTAAGGGCCTCAAGTACCTCTTAACGACCCACCCCGAGGCGATGCTCGCCTTCCTCACCGGGCTGATGCTCGGCTCGGCAAGGATGCTCTGGGAGAAGGGGTCCCTGGCCGGGGATATGCTGACCGGCGGCTGGATCTTCTTCATCGCCGGTCTCGTCATCGTCGGCGCGGTGGAGTACGCGAAGAGGCGCTATACGGCCAGCGGGGCCTGA
- a CDS encoding methanogenesis marker 12 protein: MFIGIDHGTTAMRFSTGAREFKISREEARTFSADDLGRLCPLDEIEGIAVCYSMGDGIPAITDIRKVKNRGIISREGAGKHIGGGTRVYDEIERSGLPAVVIPGLHRGSPTDPRFKAYSHQASPEKIGILYEVSHDLGPDIVVCDASSNTVTLLVTEGRITGAFDACIFAPGTQHGALDVDAIRLIDRGDSTANDAFLHAGVNYTMPPELRVETMAMFAAMECAAMLLINPGAEVALAGSMAPAIAPGVKALLSREVAVYDEWSAARGLARIARDVFSGASEILGLAVDL; encoded by the coding sequence ATGTTTATCGGCATCGATCACGGCACTACCGCGATGCGCTTCTCCACAGGGGCGCGGGAGTTCAAGATCTCCCGTGAAGAGGCCAGAACCTTCTCGGCCGACGACCTCGGCCGCCTCTGCCCTCTCGACGAGATCGAGGGTATTGCCGTCTGCTACTCGATGGGTGACGGCATCCCTGCCATCACCGATATCAGGAAGGTCAAGAATCGCGGCATCATCTCACGCGAGGGGGCCGGCAAGCATATCGGCGGCGGCACCCGGGTCTATGACGAGATCGAGAGAAGCGGCCTCCCGGCCGTCGTCATCCCCGGGCTGCACCGGGGATCCCCGACCGATCCGCGGTTCAAAGCATACTCCCACCAGGCAAGCCCCGAGAAGATCGGGATCCTCTACGAAGTCTCACACGACCTCGGGCCGGATATCGTGGTCTGCGACGCGAGTTCAAACACCGTCACCCTTCTTGTGACCGAGGGCCGGATCACCGGTGCGTTCGACGCCTGCATCTTTGCGCCCGGCACCCAGCACGGCGCTCTCGACGTAGATGCGATCCGCCTGATAGACCGGGGCGACAGCACGGCAAACGATGCCTTCCTCCACGCGGGAGTGAACTACACGATGCCTCCCGAACTTAGGGTAGAGACGATGGCGATGTTCGCCGCGATGGAGTGTGCCGCGATGCTCCTCATAAACCCCGGCGCAGAGGTCGCCCTCGCCGGTTCCATGGCGCCCGCCATCGCTCCGGGGGTGAAGGCGCTCCTCTCCCGGGAAGTCGCTGTCTACGACGAATGGTCTGCGGCCAGGGGCTTAGCGAGGATCGCCCGCGACGTCTTCTCAGGGGCATCGGAGATCCTCGGGCTCGCGGTAGATCTCTAA
- the thrC gene encoding threonine synthase → MYRLVCVHCAATYAPDQIIYTCKHCGHLLTVEYDLDGIDVSREEWDRRPLSVWRYREILPVQGEPVSLQEGGTPLYHLEKIGKELGLPELYAKHEGMNPTGSFKDRGMTVGVSMARQLGMTSVACASTGNTSASLAAYAAKASIPCVVLLPAGKVALGKVAQALMHGARVISIRGNFDRALEMVHELCISHGLYLLNSVNPYRLEGQKTIGFEAIDQLGDVPDRIVLPVGNAGNISAVYKGLRELEALGFIDRLPMMTGIQAAGSQPVVKAIEQNLDELVPEPAPETVATAIRIGAPVNAEKALVAIRATGGTAAAVTDDEILRMQQDLARMEGIGVEPASAASVAGIRKLAEQGLIDKDERIVCVVTGHLLKDPETVVRQCEPPIEIDADLHSLLSVLR, encoded by the coding sequence ATGTACCGTCTCGTCTGCGTTCACTGTGCTGCGACCTACGCACCGGACCAGATCATCTATACGTGTAAACACTGCGGACACCTGCTGACCGTCGAGTACGACCTGGACGGCATCGACGTCTCCCGGGAAGAATGGGACCGCCGCCCCCTCTCGGTCTGGCGCTACCGCGAGATCCTCCCGGTGCAGGGCGAACCAGTCTCCCTCCAGGAAGGAGGCACACCGCTTTACCACTTAGAAAAGATTGGAAAAGAACTGGGACTCCCCGAGCTCTACGCCAAACACGAGGGTATGAACCCGACCGGCTCGTTCAAGGACCGGGGCATGACCGTGGGCGTCAGCATGGCCCGCCAGCTCGGGATGACGAGCGTCGCCTGTGCAAGCACCGGGAACACCTCCGCAAGCCTCGCTGCCTACGCGGCGAAGGCCAGCATCCCCTGCGTCGTCCTCCTGCCCGCCGGGAAGGTGGCGCTCGGCAAGGTCGCCCAGGCGCTGATGCACGGCGCACGGGTCATCTCCATCCGCGGCAACTTTGATCGAGCGCTTGAGATGGTACACGAACTCTGTATCAGCCACGGTCTCTACCTCTTAAACTCGGTCAACCCCTACCGCCTGGAAGGGCAGAAGACGATCGGGTTTGAGGCGATCGACCAGCTCGGCGATGTGCCTGACCGGATTGTTCTCCCGGTCGGAAACGCCGGCAACATCTCTGCGGTCTACAAGGGACTCCGGGAGCTTGAGGCGCTCGGGTTCATCGACCGGCTGCCGATGATGACTGGGATCCAGGCAGCAGGCTCACAGCCGGTGGTGAAGGCGATAGAGCAGAACCTCGATGAACTGGTTCCTGAGCCGGCACCAGAGACTGTTGCAACCGCGATAAGGATCGGCGCCCCGGTGAACGCCGAGAAGGCGCTCGTCGCTATCCGCGCGACCGGCGGGACGGCGGCGGCCGTGACCGACGACGAGATCCTTCGCATGCAGCAGGACCTTGCGAGGATGGAAGGGATCGGGGTCGAGCCTGCCTCCGCTGCCTCGGTCGCCGGGATACGGAAACTTGCCGAACAGGGATTGATCGATAAAGACGAGCGGATCGTCTGTGTGGTGACCGGCCACCTCTTAAAGGATCCCGAAACAGTGGTACGACAATGCGAACCCCCCATCGAGATCGACGCGGACCTGCACTCCTTGCTCTCTGTCTTGCGCTGA
- the hxlB gene encoding 6-phospho-3-hexuloisomerase, producing MQPECSSIADLMLLMASSIEDVARAIDQENAARFLDKILNAKRIYVAGAGRSGLVARAFAQRLMHLGFESYVIGETITPAFGPGDVLVAFSGSGETRSVVDACETARDIGGTICLITSTPDSRIGQMADCIIEIGNNHLTDADIPSDFEIRQLTGQYRSVSQSFAPLGTLFETAALVFSDAIISALMEVKHCTIEELQDRLANVQ from the coding sequence ATGCAGCCAGAATGTTCCAGCATCGCCGATCTCATGCTCCTGATGGCATCGAGCATCGAAGATGTGGCACGTGCCATCGATCAGGAGAATGCAGCCCGGTTCCTCGATAAGATCCTGAATGCAAAACGGATCTACGTGGCGGGCGCAGGGCGCTCGGGCCTGGTTGCAAGAGCGTTTGCCCAGCGCCTGATGCATCTTGGATTTGAGAGCTACGTCATCGGCGAGACCATCACGCCCGCGTTCGGGCCGGGGGACGTGCTCGTCGCCTTCTCGGGCTCAGGAGAGACCAGGTCGGTCGTGGACGCCTGTGAGACTGCCCGGGATATCGGGGGGACGATCTGCCTCATCACGTCGACGCCAGATTCGCGTATCGGGCAGATGGCAGACTGTATCATCGAGATAGGGAACAACCACCTTACGGACGCAGACATCCCAAGCGACTTCGAGATCCGTCAGCTCACCGGGCAGTACCGGTCGGTCTCCCAGTCCTTCGCCCCCCTCGGGACACTCTTTGAGACCGCAGCGCTGGTCTTCTCCGATGCGATCATCTCCGCCCTGATGGAAGTGAAACACTGCACCATCGAGGAACTTCAGGACCGTCTCGCCAATGTCCAGTGA
- a CDS encoding PD40 domain-containing protein, translating to MIFSKTPYKNDGGEVNQTLPCILIFLLLAIVPPAAASVVQVTNDSAINSYPFWSPDGRHIVFTSYDDGAAALRVIERDREIREQTTAHRSWEFAPFDPWSPDGKTLLFLSAEGDLWRMNPDGTGRVRLTEEGRVIPGLPLAGYGADWSADGKQIVYTSCLFENVALREALTATTAVNVSGLRKDADIWVMDADGGNKTRLTTGGDAWFPLWQPSGHLVAFLSTRSGNQEVWVTDHDGNAEQVMFSGGDVTEYAWSPDGGAIACVVASPPDAWPESSLWVVALNGSGAERLTSGNWDQSPVWSPDGARIAFRSMSRNQTALWVMKSGGGDLEPIISGDYIMHRWSPDSRGLAVSDGDDIYLVVPDSPATPGFEVAGTLATLCARPQAKRIVTTKYSPKSTMASPLACTTRL from the coding sequence ATGATCTTTTCAAAGACGCCTTATAAAAACGACGGGGGAGAGGTCAACCAGACACTACCATGCATCCTGATCTTTCTGCTGCTTGCCATTGTCCCTCCGGCAGCAGCATCCGTCGTCCAGGTGACAAATGATTCTGCAATCAACTCGTACCCGTTCTGGTCGCCAGACGGGAGACACATCGTCTTCACCTCGTACGACGACGGCGCGGCCGCCCTCAGGGTGATTGAGCGCGACAGAGAGATCCGGGAGCAGACAACAGCGCACCGCTCATGGGAGTTCGCCCCGTTCGACCCCTGGTCCCCGGACGGAAAGACTCTTCTCTTTCTCTCCGCCGAGGGCGACCTCTGGCGGATGAACCCAGACGGGACCGGGCGGGTGCGCCTGACCGAAGAGGGCCGGGTCATCCCCGGCCTGCCGCTTGCTGGGTACGGGGCTGACTGGAGCGCCGACGGGAAGCAGATAGTCTACACTTCCTGTCTCTTCGAGAACGTGGCTCTCCGGGAAGCCCTCACGGCGACCACCGCGGTGAACGTCTCTGGTCTCCGAAAGGACGCCGATATCTGGGTCATGGACGCAGACGGCGGGAATAAGACCCGGCTGACGACCGGCGGGGATGCGTGGTTCCCCCTCTGGCAGCCCAGCGGGCACCTGGTCGCATTCCTCTCGACGAGGTCAGGGAACCAGGAAGTCTGGGTGACGGACCACGACGGGAATGCAGAACAGGTGATGTTCTCCGGGGGAGACGTGACAGAATACGCCTGGTCGCCTGACGGGGGCGCTATCGCCTGCGTCGTCGCGTCCCCGCCGGATGCGTGGCCGGAATCATCTCTCTGGGTTGTAGCCCTCAACGGATCTGGCGCAGAACGCCTGACCTCCGGGAATTGGGACCAGTCCCCGGTCTGGTCGCCCGACGGGGCCAGGATCGCGTTTCGGTCGATGTCGCGGAACCAGACGGCGCTCTGGGTGATGAAGAGCGGGGGAGGAGACCTCGAACCGATCATCTCCGGCGACTATATAATGCACCGGTGGTCGCCGGACAGCCGGGGGCTCGCCGTAAGCGACGGCGACGACATCTACCTGGTCGTGCCCGACAGCCCGGCGACGCCAGGGTTCGAGGTGGCCGGCACTCTCGCGACACTCTGTGCCCGCCCTCAGGCCAAGAGAATCGTCACGACGAAGTACAGCCCAAAGAGTACCATGGCAAGCCCGCTCGCCTGCACCACTCGTTTGTAA
- a CDS encoding 4Fe-4S binding protein, whose translation MALRIGCAAPPGRALENKTGAWRVFKPVFDPETCSRCGMCALVCPEGCVHETEEGTFEPDLDYCKGCGICEEVCPKKSIRMEKEEK comes from the coding sequence GTGGCACTGCGAATCGGCTGTGCCGCGCCCCCGGGCAGGGCACTTGAGAATAAGACCGGCGCCTGGCGGGTCTTCAAACCGGTCTTTGATCCTGAGACCTGCAGCCGGTGCGGCATGTGCGCCCTGGTATGCCCTGAAGGGTGTGTCCACGAGACCGAGGAGGGGACGTTTGAGCCCGACCTCGACTACTGCAAGGGGTGCGGCATCTGCGAAGAGGTCTGCCCGAAGAAATCGATCCGGATGGAGAAGGAGGAGAAATAA
- a CDS encoding thiamine pyrophosphate-dependent enzyme — MADVEQGCELFSAGHRACGGCGPALAARLLLKATGKNVIIAASTGCMEVFSTPYPETAWGVPWIHSLFENVAAVASGIEASLKKQGRSEKVVCIAGDGATFDIGVLCISGAFERGHDITYICYDNEAYMNTGIQRSGATPYGASTTTSPAGACAPGGNPLPKKDMPAILAAHGAPYVATASIAYPNDFIKKVERAINTPGPCYIQVHTPCCTGWGFESGETLAMAKLAIETGLWVNYEMVNGVVEKAKKVRRKPVEEYLAKQKRFRHLFRPARLDAEIAKIQAIADANAERFGIDIKVKEPSE, encoded by the coding sequence ATGGCTGACGTAGAGCAGGGATGCGAGCTCTTCTCGGCAGGACACCGGGCGTGCGGGGGGTGCGGACCGGCGCTTGCGGCCCGCCTCCTCCTCAAGGCGACCGGAAAGAACGTCATCATCGCCGCCTCGACGGGGTGCATGGAGGTCTTCTCCACGCCCTATCCCGAGACAGCGTGGGGGGTCCCCTGGATCCACTCGCTCTTCGAGAACGTTGCAGCGGTTGCGTCGGGCATCGAGGCGTCGCTGAAGAAGCAGGGGCGCAGCGAGAAGGTCGTCTGTATCGCCGGCGACGGCGCCACGTTCGATATCGGGGTGCTCTGTATCAGCGGCGCCTTCGAGCGTGGTCACGATATCACCTACATCTGCTACGACAACGAGGCCTACATGAACACAGGGATCCAGCGGTCGGGTGCGACGCCCTATGGCGCAAGCACCACCACGAGCCCGGCGGGGGCGTGCGCGCCCGGGGGCAACCCGCTCCCGAAGAAGGATATGCCCGCGATCCTCGCTGCTCACGGTGCGCCCTATGTGGCGACCGCCTCGATCGCCTACCCAAACGACTTCATAAAGAAGGTCGAGCGCGCGATCAACACCCCCGGCCCCTGTTACATCCAGGTGCACACTCCCTGCTGCACGGGATGGGGCTTTGAGTCCGGGGAGACGCTCGCCATGGCCAAACTCGCCATCGAGACAGGTCTCTGGGTGAACTACGAGATGGTCAACGGTGTGGTGGAGAAGGCAAAGAAGGTGAGGCGCAAGCCTGTCGAGGAGTACCTCGCGAAACAGAAGCGCTTCCGGCACCTCTTCAGGCCCGCCCGGCTTGATGCTGAGATCGCAAAGATCCAGGCGATCGCTGATGCGAACGCAGAGCGGTTCGGGATCGATATCAAGGTGAAGGAACCCTCAGAATAA
- the porA gene encoding 2-ketoisovalerate ferredoxin oxidoreductase subunit alpha has translation MMEIMEGSHAVAEIVKRCRPQVVSAYPITPQTHIVEDLAQMVANCELDAEYITVESEFSALSACLGASAAGSRVYSATTSQGLALMFEVCFNVAGMRQPIVMTIANRSLGAPLSIWNDQQDSISLRDSGWLQFYAEDNQEAADLHMIAYKVCEDHDVLLPAFVCFDGFILSHTYEPVDLPSQEEVDAYLPAFTPYQRLDAEEPLSFGMYATPEYYMEFRYEIDQAMRRAKEAFIRAGREFGEQFGRDYSALVEGYRLDDADTALVAMGSICGTAKDAVDEMRDAGRKVGLLKIRTYRPFPGPEIAEALKGVSTVAVLDKNISLGNGGAVGTEVKSALYGSGAAVYDYIIALGGRDVRKRDIAAVVDLAEKGEGDMFYGLRTEVL, from the coding sequence ATGATGGAGATTATGGAAGGATCGCATGCGGTGGCCGAGATCGTGAAACGCTGCCGCCCGCAGGTGGTCTCTGCCTACCCGATCACGCCACAGACGCACATCGTCGAGGATCTTGCCCAGATGGTGGCGAACTGTGAACTCGACGCCGAATACATCACGGTCGAGAGCGAGTTCTCGGCCCTCTCCGCCTGCCTCGGCGCGAGCGCGGCAGGTTCCCGGGTCTACTCGGCAACGACCTCCCAGGGCCTCGCCCTGATGTTCGAGGTCTGCTTCAACGTGGCGGGGATGCGCCAGCCGATCGTGATGACGATCGCGAACCGCTCTCTTGGCGCGCCGCTCTCGATCTGGAACGACCAGCAGGACTCGATATCCCTGCGCGACTCCGGGTGGCTGCAGTTTTACGCTGAGGATAACCAGGAAGCCGCCGATCTCCACATGATCGCCTATAAGGTCTGTGAAGACCACGACGTCCTCCTGCCGGCGTTTGTCTGTTTCGACGGGTTCATCCTCTCGCACACCTACGAGCCGGTCGACCTCCCCTCGCAGGAGGAGGTGGACGCCTACCTGCCCGCCTTCACACCCTACCAGCGGCTGGATGCTGAGGAGCCGCTGAGCTTTGGGATGTACGCGACGCCCGAGTACTACATGGAGTTCAGGTACGAGATCGACCAGGCGATGCGCCGCGCTAAAGAGGCGTTCATCAGGGCGGGCCGCGAGTTCGGCGAGCAGTTCGGGAGGGACTACTCTGCCCTTGTGGAGGGTTACAGGCTCGATGACGCCGATACCGCGCTCGTTGCCATGGGCTCCATCTGCGGCACGGCAAAAGACGCTGTCGACGAGATGCGCGATGCCGGCCGGAAGGTAGGACTCTTGAAGATCCGGACTTACCGGCCGTTCCCGGGCCCTGAGATCGCAGAGGCGCTCAAAGGTGTCTCGACGGTGGCGGTGCTCGACAAGAACATATCGCTCGGGAATGGCGGAGCGGTCGGCACCGAGGTGAAATCGGCACTCTACGGTTCCGGTGCGGCCGTCTACGACTATATCATCGCTCTCGGCGGGCGCGATGTGCGCAAACGCGATATCGCCGCGGTCGTCGACCTCGCCGAGAAGGGAGAAGGAGATATGTTTTACGGATTACGGACGGAGGTGCTCTGA
- a CDS encoding DUF5803 family protein, with protein sequence MRTPHRDRRGPALLALCLALILTCTPAAAEDAAFRVLPGGTAYEASVQVTASEYTFWSPGPLGERVPLRVDDVEVLGPTGPVEYRDRGRGVITFPEGNYTISYRAPLRDNHFVAAFDTPYAVTLVLPPGLDVKNPFLGMVSRGGITSPGPDGTLEITWDQVRAVEVRFYTPERELLLTTFGTIWLAVAIVLLLPFFVSWKRDD encoded by the coding sequence ATGCGAACCCCCCATCGAGATCGACGCGGACCTGCACTCCTTGCTCTCTGTCTTGCGCTGATACTGACCTGCACCCCGGCGGCGGCCGAAGATGCCGCCTTCCGGGTGCTCCCCGGCGGCACTGCCTACGAGGCGTCGGTCCAGGTCACGGCGAGCGAGTACACGTTCTGGAGCCCGGGGCCTCTTGGGGAGCGGGTTCCGCTCCGGGTCGATGATGTCGAGGTGCTCGGTCCCACAGGCCCGGTCGAGTACCGTGACCGGGGCAGGGGTGTCATCACCTTCCCGGAGGGGAACTACACCATCTCCTACCGGGCTCCCCTGCGGGATAACCACTTTGTGGCGGCCTTCGATACACCGTATGCTGTAACGCTCGTCCTCCCTCCGGGGCTTGACGTCAAGAACCCGTTCCTTGGCATGGTCAGCCGCGGCGGGATCACCTCCCCGGGGCCTGACGGGACGCTGGAGATCACCTGGGATCAGGTGAGGGCCGTGGAAGTCCGGTTCTACACCCCGGAGCGCGAGCTCCTGCTCACCACGTTCGGCACCATATGGCTCGCGGTCGCTATCGTTCTGCTCCTCCCCTTCTTCGTCTCATGGAAGAGGGACGACTGA